The Cuculus canorus isolate bCucCan1 chromosome 5, bCucCan1.pri, whole genome shotgun sequence genome window below encodes:
- the SUSD6 gene encoding sushi domain-containing protein 6 has translation MCHGMVAPKSNTGSSLALTSHGLFLLVVIFDTFVLEAQATGSLGKSRGPAYCPQPPQPENGGYKCHPSPCNNPLTAGTVIEYMCSEGYMLKGDYKYLTCKNGEWNPAMEVSCRLSPEKDSPPTIGVPTLSIVASTASSVALILLLVVLFVLLQPKLKSFHHSRRDQGVSGDQVSIMVDGVQVALPSYEEAVYGSTGNCIPPTDSRVQIVLSEGAGQNGARETQQQDQGACNSFEREDEAPGHSGLCEASGSQRSETVLVHQAATSSWVAGMASSRPVHKEVQDSESSDVQSLLSLTSSEEYTDDIPLLKEA, from the exons ATGTGCCATGGAATGGTAGCACCAAAGAGCAACACAGGATCGTCCCTTGCATTGACTAGCCATGGGTTATTTCTTCTGGTAGTTATCTTTGATACCTTTGTCTTGGAAGCACAGGCCACAG GTTCACTTGGCAAATCCAGAGGACCTGCAT atTGTCCCCAGCCACCGCAGCCTGAAAATGGAGGCTATAAATGCCACCCCAGCCCCTGCAACAACCCTCTGACTGCGGGCACAGTCATAGAGTATATGTGCAGTGAAGGTTACATGCTGAAAGGAGATTACAAATACCTGACCTGCAAGAATGGAGAGTGGAACCCAGCCATGGAAGTCAGCTGCAGGCTTAGCCCGG AAAAGGACTCTCCCCCAACAATTGGAGTTCCCACGCTGTCCATAGTAGCCTCCACTGCAAGCTCCGTCGCCCTGATTCTGCTCTTAGTtgtgctgtttgttttgctgcagcCAAAGCTGAAGTCGTTCCATCATAGCAG ACGAGACCAAGGTGTGTCTGGAGATCAGGTCTCTATCATGGTGGATGGTGTCCAAGTGGCCTTGCCATCCTATGAAGAAGCGGTGTATGGCAGCACAGGGAACTGCATTCCACCCACAGACTCACGAGTGCAGATCGTGCTCTCAGAGGGAGCTGGGCAGAATGGAGCCAGAGAGACGCAGCAGCAGGACCAAGGGGCTTGCAATAGCtttgaaagagaagatgaagcCCCCGGACATTCTGGACTGTGTGAAGCCAGTGGCTCTCAGCGCTCTGAAACTGTTCTTGTGCATCAGGCTGCTACCTCTTCCTGGGTAGCTGGCATGGCTAGCAGTAGACCTGTTCACAAAGAGGTCCAAGATTCAGAAAGCAGTGACGTACAGAGCCTTTTATCACTCACTTCCTCTGAGGAATACACAGACG ATATTCCCTTATTGAAGGAAGCATGA